GCGGATAAATGTGCACCGCGGGAGAGCCCATCAGCCTGAGTGCCGGAAACGGCTTTTAaacagagagagaaaagaaatttcTCCGTAGAGCACTGGAAAagagcacacacacgcatCGCCCTTTCGAATTTATTCGGCCGACATGCTATCGCTCGTTGCATCTAAAAAGAGCAGCGGAGGAAAattctctctccctctccgTCGACTGCAACTCAGTGGCATTTCGTCTGCTTGAGCTTTAGAGATTGCTCTCGGCTTATTTGATAGTTCAATTTTGCACTACTTGCAGGATTATTGTCCGATTctatgaaaattatcaaagggTTCAAATGAAACTGGAGGATTCTCTCCGCTCTAAGACTGCGATGAATGAATTAAGAAGATTAGGATTTGTTTTGTCCGTGGCCTTTTGTCGGTCGATTCTCTACCGGCTGTTGCTGCAATAACTATGCATGAAACGTGAGATTATAGGCTTGGGCTGGCCACGTTGTGCTCGTAAAAGAGCCGCGCGCAACActaatttttgaacatttgcACAAAACACGCGCTAATTCCGTAATCATACTTGTTAGTATGCAGCTGCGGCGGcgctgaaatttattatccGCGAGCAACACGGTCGTGATGTGCTTAAAATGCACTTGCGGCTCAACGTCGGAATTCCACGGAGGGAGTGCAAAAAGCGCTTCGGAATGCGTTTTGGGAGAGTGCCGTAAATTTGCCGAAATTCGCCGAGAGTGGCGACGCTCATTACCGCAAGTACGCTGGTAATTGCTTCGCTTGTTCGCCGAGCGGAACATCGATGCAATTACGTGGAAAgcaacttgaatttttccttcgaTGTGAGTGGGTGCCTCTTTCCGCTCATAATATCAAGCGAAGCAAATTATTGCTGTTGGCATAATGATCCGTGTTTACGTCGCAGAAAAGCAAATTGGATAGCTTCTCCAGTGGCAGAATATTACAGTTCATCCCTCTCGAGAACcttattatttcttattttatattattcagGATGCACTCTGTTATTTGATGGAGCATGCTTTAACCTGATGGTTTACCCGATATTATTAAACAATAGAACCATCTTGGTTGCGTTTTGTtaggataatttttaatttaatcctagTTTGATTTTGTAAACTCTTTAAAGGCCATCATTTCAAGAACcatttaaagttaattatCGATTCAATCGTAATGTTGTTGCTATTTTATTACCGCAGTGGTGCACTGCTTTGATAATAACGTCATCAATTGAAAATGTGCAAGCAGTAAAATGACACTCAGCGCGGCAATAAAACGCGAAAATCTGTTTCGCGGATCCAATTTCGGCGGCAGGGCGCGATTTCGGGCCATATTGGAAATTTAGCCCGGCGACAGCTCGTCGTTTACGACTTCAGCCGGGAGATGCAAATTTCACTCGTGACTCTCGGACGGCAGCAAACTTGATCTAACTTGAATAATTGCAATCTCTGTGTCCGGCCGACGTTGTGTGTTATTTCAAAACCTGCTTAGCATGCGCCGAGTAAAATTAAACTCGCTGCCCGCCACGGCCACTAATGCTAAACAGATTCTAATGTGATTAGCATGCCGTCCGTCTCTGTGCTGACTATAGCAAAGTTGCGGCCAATTACAAAAGTAAATTATGTATGCCCATGCCGCGTTTGATCTCGTTTGCCTCCGGTCTGATTACCCTGGATTCGGCTCTCTCATCACGGGATAATCACACCTCTCGCGTAATTAACGTGTAATGCGATTATAAggaaagttttaatattaatctgGCGAGAGATATGGTTTCTTTGAGGCGAAATTgttgagagaaaataaattaggaataATGGATTTTGGAGTGACTGGCTAAAGTAATTTTCTCCTCCAAGAGCCATGAACGATTAGCGTTTTTCTTTCCCgtataacaaatattaattatcacAGTTACAATCAATGCTTACCCCGGTATAATCTTCGGGTCTATTAGTTATTATAAGCGTCAAATATGCGCACGACATTATGCTCTAggccggagaggtaaatgTGACATAACCGTATGCGTGCGcaggtgagcggtcagtgaaggtgtattatacagggtaaatgagaaaagcttatcataAAGAATAGCGACATCTATAGGTTAAAAACTGAGTTAACGCCAataagcgggaaccgctacaccCGCACACAGATGGTCAAAGGCTGAGGAaacagatatttattttgagcatcgagctttgataattattgtttaggTGTTTATTCTCACAGTTTGTCAaagtacattcatgttataaCAGGTCAGTTTACAAATAggaagaataataaaaagaactTTTTTCTAAAGAAAGTTTTAGGTCTGGCTCAAAAATTCACTGCTCTGCTTTGCACAGAAATTACAATTCAACAAGCTctctttgtgtgtgtgcatcgGAGTCAAAGAGCCGAAAAATCTGATTTCAACGGTGCAGGAGCTTTGAAGTGAGgctgtgaataaaatttgcggCTTTAAAGGGCTGCAGGTGAAACAGAGCCAGCCAGGTCGAGTTCATCAATGGGTCGGGGTCGGGGGGCTGCAAAGTTGGTCTGAAAGCCTATTATGAGGGCTGAAAGGCGCCTCGAGGGCTTTGCCAGCGCCCCGGCACGTATGTGTGCGGTTGAGCgccgtgtgtatgtgtgtgttgtgtgtgcgGTGCGGACGCTTGTCGAGGTGGCAGACACCACCGTTCGCCCACCTCCATATACTACATCACACACATCAACAGCAGCCATGGGGGTGAGCCAGACAGAGAAGAGCGAGTACAGGCAACGTCTTATCGCTGCTGAGTGCCAAAGCCTGTTTGCGAAATGTGTGCTCGCCCGCCGAGATGGGCCGGCTGCGATTTCTCGTATCGCTTGTCGGCCAAAGTGCTGTATCTCGCCCCAATGTATTGCTCTCCGTCTCCAGTTTGTGCTTTTCATCAGATATATCTTCCATCACAGTCCCTTTCTTTTGCAGATTCgtcatttgattattttggcCTCTCTGGTTAAGAAATCCTGCTTTGTTCCATTTGATTCTCTGTTTGTGGGGATGTCTTTGCTTGGAGACAAAACATTCCATGTTTTGAATTTCTCCTGACCACCGCAACATTCAAGGTGACGCAACACTCACGTGTGCCTCTGTGCGTATTGTGGAATTGTAGGGCGTAATTTCCTAGACGGCAggattaaaaaagggaaaataaatccattcgTTTTGTGTGTCTTATCTATTATGTCAAATTGCCATGTGACGCCTAGAAGTTGTGATTAGAACTGCTCAGGAGCAGAGCAGTTCtgatgaaatattgaaaattaaaaagttcattAACACCGAGGAATCTGCTtataatttcaactaaaaatccCAAATTATCTCCATCATTATGGTTAAACTTGCCAAAGAGTTTAATTTACAAAGCAATGTTAACAATTATGATTTGAAGTTATTCCAAAGAGATTTAACCACCgtcttaattttatgttaatcGCTCACTGCGTGACAGTAAAAAGCAAACTTTGTCTCATGAAAAGCAAGCTAGTGCAATTGCAGTGAGGACGAGAAAAAGTAATTACAACCCCTGCGGGGCGAGTTGCTTCGGAATTATTCAAAgggcttaattaaattccgcGAGGCAgctgtgtgcgcgcgcggggcTGCCGGGGGAAATGCAAATGTCGAATTCCGCGGGGGCCGCGGCAAAAATTGGACCACACTCTCCCCGGCGACCCAGAAACCGCGAGCAGAAACACCTCaaaagccgccgccgcactcacacacatacatatttcGGCATTCTACTATGCGAGAGCTGCCTTTGCAGAGTCCTGCGCTGCCGGCCGTAAATTATGAAAGCGTTGTGCACTCTGCGCGCTCGTCGTGTGGTGAAATGGAGCGTGGGCATTAGCGAATACCTGGCTGGCTAGCAGCACACACTGCATTAGATAGTAATGCCTGGCAGCCGGCTGTAAATACGTCACATAACTGACCTCATGCAGCGCTAAGTAAGACTCCGAACGGCGCATTAACGGGGCCCAAATGCCCTCGCGCGCTCGCTGATCTTTATTTAAAGCGGGCATTCCGACTGCTCTCTAAAAGCCATTTTATGTGAGGAGATGCCTGACTCAGATACACACCGAGAGGAAGGAAAAGGAACGGCGCAATTTCTCGACTTAACTTTGAGGTAAACAAAACTAAACCATCTTCAAACAGGTTTTGGAGAGGGTGCTAATGAAAATTCAAGGTCGATTTGATGATTTGGCTATTGTAGCCTGcaggtaaaattgaaatgtcatTTTAACGACGTTCCTGCAACTCAAATTAACCCTTACGATAATTTACTaacccaaatttatttaaagctatttgaactgcttttttatatttttaaacagatgGCATTTTTAGAATCTGGATTTTTcctataattttaaagctttttttataaaacaaagtATTGTGCTTTGAGTTGCTACAATAATTTGGTAATTTCTCTTGGTTTGCGTTTATCCCGATTTTGCctggattaattttatggcaaGGGTAAGGTCGTCTCGTCAACGTGGCCTGGCAGTCAGTTATTAACAGAATGCAGACGAAAATTGCTGCGGTCCGCTTTAATATTCACGGCAGCGTGTGCGAGATgacatcaataaaaaattcagcgcAAGATCCGGCCCAAGTTGCGCTCTCGCACGTTTTGTTCCTTTTAATAAGGAACCCAGCCGCCTTTGCCCAGCCGAAAATTGCTGCAAATGCGTTCACCGCACCCGGCTGTGCGTGTTAATGGAAACTGCATAGTTGACGCCTTCGGTTGATGGAATATTTTAGTTCCAATCACTGGGTACAGtatgctcaaaaatttactACCGAAGACAAAGTCCTTTCCTAAGGAGAATATCATGGTTTAGCAAAATGCACCAAATCGATGGGAAACTTTCTTAAGAGGCTTTTGCAATCACGGTCGTCTCATATTTCGAGCTCGCCGAGGACCGTGAGTGGTGAAGTAGCCATTGTTTTCAAGAGAGTCGGTCGCGGTTGCAAAATGGCCTCATCCCGAGCTGAAAGACGAGACCCTTTGCAAACTTGAGCCCTCTTCATCAGCCGACGCCCCGCGTCTATATTTCTGCTCCGCCACCAGCAATTTCTCCTTTCTCTTTTCACAGGCCGAGAGAACAATTCGAGTGTCACTTAtagccgctcgctcgcacttATTGTTGAGTCAGTGACCCCGAAAATTTGGTCCGCCCGACCTCCAGCAAAGTTTGCCGCATCAAACTTTGATTGGTCCGAGAGCAAAACTTCATCGAAGACCCTTATTATATGTATTCTCATTTCTGCAATAGTTTCtcaaacacaaattaatgGATGCCATTATTACAGTGtgctaataaatttttaaatatctgaaaggtcgcatttaatatttatttttatttttgccaccAACTATAAAAAGGGCGTTTAGACCAGTAAGAATCacgtgttttttaaaatctctttaaTAGTTTTGCTTCTCCCCCACGTCAGATTCTCCAAGCAAGCTACTTGAGCGGCCATGTTAGAATTCCCATTCGAGAGATAGGCTATTTGTCGAACAGCCTGGTTGTGCGGGTTGCTcactttttaatgattttcctctacatattttttctatcgCTCCTTGATCTTATCGCTGTCAAGTAAATTCAGGAACATTCATGAAGCAGAGAATGGGAATTTACAAAGCTGTTTTTTAAATGGGGGCGTAACCCCCGAGAGAATAAAAAGAACCTGATTTTgtgaacacaaaaataatagttaTTCTGCATTGATCGCTTGTCGGCGGAAATTCCAAGCTCAGGTTGATTGTCAGGGGAGAGTGGTGAATCAGAGGTGCATAAAACACTCTCGAGGACACTCTGGTGAGCAACAAAGGGGCAAAAGGAGTGAGATAAATGCATCGGAGCGCATATTAAGGGCCTCGCCGTCTCTCTTTTCTGCTCGATACGTCTGCCCTGGGAAAAGAGCGAATGTGTTTAGAGCACGTAATGGCTTTTTCTTTGACTCTATACATGCAAATGCATTCGTGTTTGTCCATTCAATGCACTTACACAAACATTATTCTTTGTAGCGCGTTGCTCTTTGTTCCGAATAAGACGCCGACCGGCTTTTGTGCGCTCGCTTCGGGCTTAATTATGCTGTATTTATACACGTTTCACTCGTCCGTTGTTTGCCATTGCATTTCTAGCtctctggctggctggcagaaCGAGACTTTTTTCCGTCCGCCGCAGAAGAACAAACCATGCTCGACTGTTTGCAGCTTTTTCCCAGCACGATTCCCCTACGACAGCTCGGCCAGAATGATTTAGTTTGTCTGTTGTTCTAATTGCACTAACAGAGAGTGATCGTGACTATTAGACTTGGAGATCGAGAAAATTCCTTCGTGTGAAAGATCAAAATTGCAGACAGTTTGAgtacacattaaaaaatgttctacttgagcaatttatttcttggacggatagatttttttgcaaaaataaacctCTGAAGGGAAATGAATGGTTTCTCAGGGTTGTGCATTGCCGTGTAGGGAGAAGAATCGGTTCGCGGCACGAAAGGAGCGGCTCTCGAGTGCGTGTAATTCGATGCGCTGCgcaggaattatttttatcggcCTGCCGTGGCGAGGCGTGCGTGCTGCCGAGTAATGAAAAGCTTTTCGCACCTTTTCCGCTGCTGTATCGGCCAGGCTGATTTATTTGCTCGTCTTCGCTCTTTTCTTCCTCTAGCTTCCGCGCATGGAAAATGATTCATTCTGCGAGTCTCGgctgcttaaaaatttaaatcaatgccTCTTCACGGCGCGCACACAGAaagtgaaattgaattttcctccACGGTGCATAAATTTCCAGACACGAAATTCAAATTCGTCTGCGGATATATTCGCGCTCGAGTTTTATGCGTCAGCCAAGTTAgttgtaatttattcattcttCCTCCACCGTACACGTCTGTTTCTCCTCtgcaaaaaaggcaaaatctTCTTTAATGTCGCATTcttttcttttactttttatagTTGTACATGGTCAGATTTCTGCCAGATGCAAATGAAGTCATCTGCAGAGGAAAAGGGaagcttttattaaaagtcgCAATTATCGAGGAGGAGCAGCAAAAAGGCCGAGGATatgaaattcattaattacaaCGCCTGATGgaagctaaaatataattggcTTAATTTCTACTTGCGTTTCATTTCCCCCATCAAGTTATAATTTTCGCTCAAAAGTATAGAGGAAGTCATTTTTAAAGCTTGATAAGaaagtttctaaaaattgccattttattCTGGAAAAGTGCCATTCAGTTAAAATACGGATAATTTGAACATCCCTGCATCGATTGTTGACGCAGGATGACATATTTTTTCGTGGTACTTTGAAGCCACCGGTTTGGAGTGGACGGATGGCGAACATTTTTGCGGTGCTGTTGCGAGAGACCGcaaaagagcgagagagtcTCTACGTTTGACTCTGACACATAATATCGGAAACCGATCGCAGCGATCGGCCCGTGCCGTGCAGGCCAAAAGGCACGAACACGAGAGAAGCGCACACGCCACTACGCCAGGCCTCTCGGCCCTGAATCACATGCCAGCAATCCCTGCATCGGCTCTTGCCAGCAGTGCTAATTTTGACCCACTTTGCAACCCCAGCAACCAGATGGAAGACAAACAGTTTTAGACTTgactaatttcaaaaaattaaaaattcagtcagTTTTTGGCCCCAAATTTGAGCCAATAAACTTAATGGAACGTTTCGGAatggagcaaaataaattatttaatagaaaCGCCCATTCAGATACGAAAACAACGGGATGAATTTGCAATCCACGTCGAGCGTGCATATTCACGCGTGACTGGCTTTTCATATTATTGCGGGCCATTTGATTTTGGATACTGCTCATTGAAATTCTGCAGCAATTTGCCGCCACGAGTCACTGGTGCGTTCGTGGCCCCAAAAACAATTCGAATCGATTGCACCGGGCATGCATGATTAATTTGCCCACTAccagctaaaaattattaaaaagagtaATTTGTAGGCGCCATGTGCtggaaaaattaggaaaaattcgTCTCATGCAGACGTCGAGATCGTATAACGCGccgggaaataaaattaatatgataaTAACCGGCGGAGATATTAACGTTGATTACCCGGCAGCCGGGCGCGATATTTAATCTTCCGCGCGCACGTTTCATTAAACTCCGAGAGTCAGAgtgtttgtaattaaaaatggcgagGGGCGTCATTAATTACTGTGACACGCGTATAgctgctgaaattaaataacttttatgaCAATCCGTAGAAGCAATCAGCGAATTGTTCGTGACAGTCTGGATTAAAACCGGATATTCACAGAGAATAAGGAACAAAGAGCTAGGAAGAATTTACCTGCGGTGCCAAAATTTCCATATTCTTTCTAATTTGGCCGAGCGGCAGAAACAAGCAATCAACAGAATCCATTGTAACGAAATTGGGCGTCTGACTTGCAAATTCGGCCGCGTCTAATTTCAGCCGGAGCAGCTTGGGAAATTATTTCGCTGTTCGCGCCTGCCTGCAACgacttgaattaatttcggcCCAACAAGATCACGtactcttctctctctctctctctctctctctctctctctctctctctctctctctctctctctctctctctctctctctctctctctctcgctcgttgCATACTCGGGACCGGAATCGCGTCGAGAGCACACTTGTGACCGACCAAACTCATTTCTAGCCGTGGTGAGAGAGCCGGGCTGCAAAACAACCGGATGTATTCAAATTCAAGCACGCTTCTTTTCATTCAGTCAGTAATGAGACCGCCATCTTGAATTCTGAGGTCAAGAGTTGACAAACTTTGGACAGATAAATCACCATGACCAAGTCAAACTCGAGTCCTCAAAGTTTGCTGAAGTGTGGTTCTGGGCCGCATTAAACTcgcattttaaagaaaattctgcTAAAAGTTTGCTGAAATTAACACAccataaattattgttcaaGCTTTAATTGGTTCAACTGTtgaatattacttttttactGCTAATATCAGCTGTGTACTTTGGGTCTCGCTAAGCAGGAGTTTTAGCATTtactttttccttttgatttttttaagcaaaagaGCGGCActcgaaataattaaagcacGTCAGTTCGGGGGTTCGTTGCGGGTTCCGAGAGTAATAATGAAATGCACGAAGCAGGTAATTCATCTGTTCCATCCCATTACGCGTGGCGTATTAGTCAGTCCCATTTTGACGCTGCGTTTCCGCTCATTAGACTCGGTCACGGAATATGATTTTCCAGGCTGATaaaacaaaagtaaataatgaCGACGGCCGGGCGGGCAGGCGAGCAAACAATTGGTTTGCTTGATTTACGACTCGGAATAATACCAGTTTCTCCTCGTAATGATAATTTGATGTAATTCCACGCCTGATGTTTATTTCATTAGCGTGATAGCGCCATGtcttttttagattatttaactttttccgTAAACAGCGTGAAACTAGCGATCtgaattggaaatttctgGCACCGTAAGCAAATTAACATTTCATCTGAAAGATTTGTTTCATCGAgactaaatataatttaatttgggatTGCATGATTTACGACTGTAAGAAATAACTTATTcgtgtatttttgtttgtttatacATCGAATTCCTTTGACAGAGaggattgatatttttccctctTGCACGCTCGTGTTTTTCGTTTGGCTCAATCAATGTCTTCCTCTTGTTCCTGCTGGGCCGCGTTGACGCTTTCCTTCTGGCCGTATGGAACTTCCGGAAGCCGTTCTCCGATCGCCTGCAGTGCCAATGCAATAGCAGTCGAAAGGTTAGAGAGGAAGCCGTCCCTGGCGCCGCTCTCCATGCCACGCAACTCGATCTCGATCTGCAACccaatttatttcactgagCTACCAACCCGAGACAGTTTCTCTCACTGCGTCACTCAACTCCTCTATTTTTTCCGTGATCATCCCCCTGTCAGCGTCTGCTACGGCCAAAACtacgcaaaaaaattaaaatgccaaaataaatagctttaattttttctgtcctTGAAGCTTAAAAGGTGGCTCCATTTCGAAGCCGTTTGCGTGAGTTGGTATAAAAGGTTGAATACCTGCTGCGAGGAAAACGACCAGGTGGGACCTCATGCCGTTGGGCGAGCCACTGACTGTGAGCTTTTGCCGTTTCCTCCTACGTATAACGCTGCTATCAGTTCAACTGCGACACACCGGCCGCCGCGCACTAAATTATTCACAGCCAGTATGACAAGTCGGGTGGAAAACTTTCAAttcgtgtgtgtatgtgtgtgtccGGCGGCGCTGGCTGACCCacattgttaattttatctcaCGCGTCGAGCTGtgtttttcatacttttgtAAAATGTAATTAGCCACCACGGCTCTGATTGCACCAAGCAGCatcgtgttttatttaaaaatgcaagttctaatggaaattaaattgctggacgtttttcaaatataaaggATCGTagtggcaataaattaaaccaggcttcatcctcgttgcaaaaattgtcatttttatccTCGACTATAGTCATccagtacgtcctaatcatgagtaaaaacaatcaaaatcaataCCTATAATGTCACATcttaaaaagtacaaaaaattcCGGCAtaaaattccataaacttcttCACAAAAATCAACCCACCTAATCATGAGGCAAGCTCTAAAGACCAAATGTGAAAACTTCTAAGCCacccctttttttaaaatacgcaCATCTCACAGGTGGTAGGGAATCTTTCCAAATATCACGAAGCAAGTGGCTCGGGTTACTAATCACATTTTCTGAGCATTCCATTGCCACCGCCTCCAAAACCACCCTCTTCCACAAATTCGTTTCTTGCTTCACCACCTCCACATTCTTCCAATCAAAATTATGGCCTTTTCCTTGTGCATGTCTTGCTAACTGAAAACCAATGTTCGCAGAGCTCCCACTGCTTTTTCCTACTGCTCGCCTATGCTCGTCTAATCTGTACTGAACTTGCCTTTTTGTCTGACCAATATACACTGATTGGCAATCTGCACATGACACTAAATAATAGACACCGTTTTCAAGCACTGGTTCCGAGGGAGGTTTCACGCGCatcagctaaaaaaataaataaaggctcgtattaattttgttccaaatgaaaattttgattctatTCAGCGTGAATGTTGAATTCTCCGGGGATTTTTTCACAGAATTTAACAGTTTTCAAAGCGTCAGCCAGACATGTTTGCGGCGAAAACACATTTACCCCCGCTGGCAATGAAATCAAACACGCTCTCTTTTGAGTCAGCTGCCGGACAAACCATTTTCATCAGAAAGTAATACGTTTCGGGAGATCTGcgagtaatttttttgtctcttttctCTCGTACAAAAACAGCTCTTTGCACAggcgaactgctcaaatatgtATCATGTGACGTCACGCGCGAAACAGACCCGTGTTTGCTTGGGCTGGTGCGCTCTGTGTGCATGTACATTTTATACACGGATATGCGTGTAGCAAAAGGCGCACTTTGCCATCGCATCACGGCGCTGAGCACATGCTCGGCCTTCTGCTTAATTCCATGCTAAGCGGCCGGAATTTCGGCGTAATCAAAAGTCAGCAGTTTTTAAGCAGGGAGCTCTTTATGCTCCCATTCCGATTCCAACGCTTGGCTTAATGGACCAAAGTCGGAAGGAACGCAGCGGTAAAAAAGCACAACTATAGA
The nucleotide sequence above comes from Cloeon dipterum chromosome X, ieCloDipt1.1, whole genome shotgun sequence. Encoded proteins:
- the LOC135946580 gene encoding uncharacterized protein LOC135946580, with product MRSHLVVFLAAVLAVADADRGMITEKIEELSDAIEIELRGMESGARDGFLSNLSTAIALALQAIGERLPEVPYGQKESVNAAQQEQEEDID